CGCGGAATCGGGGCATCAGTTGGTTGAAACCCGCGAAGAAGCGTCAGGCGTACAGGTCTACCTGATCGAGAAACGCTAGGGCCTTTCGGCGGTACAACAGCCCGAACTGAAAAAGGCAGGCCAGCTGGCCTGCCTTTCTCGTTTCATTCACCGTGTCGTGCCGGTCAGCGACCACCCAGAGACCACCAGCCCTTGCGGCGGGATTTGTCTTTTTTGGGCTCTTCGGCCACTTCCGCCTCTGCGGGCTCAGCTGCTGCCGGCTCTTTAGCCGGTGCTTCGGAGGCTACTTCGGCAGGTGCTGCTGCTTGCGGTTCAGCCGGTGCTTCCGCTGCCGCTTGGGCAGGCGCTTCGCTTTGAGGTTCAGCCGGTGCTTCGGGCGCTGCCTGGGCAGGCTCCTCTTTCGCCGCCGCAGGCTCCGCGCTCTCGGCCGGAGCCTCAGCAACGTCCTTCTTGGGCGCCTTCGGCTTGCGGGTACGCTTCGGCTTCGGCTTCTCGGCCTTCGCTTCTGCGGCCGGTTCTTCCTTTACCTCTTCGGCAGGCTCGGCCTGCGGGGCATCCGCTGCGGGTGTGTCCGCTGCGGTATCGGCCTGCTCCGCGGGCTTGTCGGCCTTGGGCTTGCGGCTTCGCGAGCGACTGCGCGGCTTCGGCTTGTCCTCGGATGACGCCTTGGCGTCGTCCTTGCTGTCGGCATCCTCGGCCTTGGCGGGTGACGCGTTATCGGCTTTCTCGGACGACGCATCGTCGTTGGACTTGTCATCCGACCCGCCGTTTTCACTGTTCTGGTCATCGCCGTTGCCCGACCGGCCACCACGGCTGCGCCGCCGCCGGCGCCGCTTGCGCTTGGGCTTGCCATCCGTGTCGTCACCGTCACCGTTGCCGCTGTTCTGCGGCTGGTTCTGCTTGGTCTCGGACTGTTCCTCGTCGGCTTCGTCCTCGCTTGCGACATCCTCGTCGATCTGGTCCATCAGCGACGTGTCTACCGACACGACCGCCTCGGTCTGGGCCACGGTGCGGGTCGCGGTCTTGAACTTCTCCATCGAGAAATCGGGGCTGACCAGATGCGGCTCGCCCTCGATGCGGACGGACATGCCGTAGCGCGCCTCGATATGGGCGATATGCTCACGCTTCTGGTTCATCAGGAAGTTGGCGATGCCCACCGGCGCCTTGATCAGCACCTCGCGGGTGCGCCGACGGGTGCCTTCCTCTTCGATCTGGCGCAGGATCGACAGCGCAAGGTTGTCGTCCGAACGGATCAGGCCGGTGCCGTGGCACGCGCCGCAGGGCTGCGTTGTCGCCTCGATCATGCCGGGCCGTAGACGCTGGCGCGACATTTCCATCAGACCAAATCCCGAGATGCGGCCCACCTGGATGCGCGCGCGGTCGGTCTTGAGCTTGTCTTTCATCCGCTTCTCGACGGCGGCGTTGTTCTTGCGCTCGTCCATGTCGATGAAGTCGATCACGATCAGACCTGCAAGGTCGCGCAGACGCAGCTGACGGGCAACTTCCTCGGCGGCCTCGAGGTTGGTCTTGACCGCTGTCTGTTCGATCGACCCTTCCTTGGTGGCACGGCCCGAGTTCACGTCGACGGCGACCAGCGCTTCGGTCACGCCGATGACGATGTAGCCCCCCGAAGGCAGCTGCACCGTTGGGTTGAACATGCCCGACAGGTAGCTTTCCACCTGATAGCGCGCGAAGAGCGGCAGCTGGTCCTCGTAGCGCTTCACGTTCTTGGCGTGGGACGGCATGATCATCTTCATGAAGTCCTTGGCGATGCGGTAGCCGCGCTCGCCCTCCACGAAAACTTCGTCGATGTCGCGGTTATAGAGATCGCGGATCGAGCGTTTGATCAGATCGCCCTCTTCGTAGATCTTCGCGGGAGCGATGGATTTCAGCGTCAGCGCGCGGATCTGTTCCCACAGGCGTTGCAGGTACTCGTAGTCGCGCTTGATCTCGGCCTTGGTCCGTTTCGCACC
Above is a genomic segment from Sulfitobacter sp. HNIBRBA3233 containing:
- a CDS encoding Rne/Rng family ribonuclease; the encoded protein is MPKKMLIDATHAEETRVVVVDGNKVEEFDFESENRRQLAGNIYLAKVTRVEPSLQAAFVDYGGNRHGFLAFSEIHPDYYQIPVADREALLEEERAFAQAQEDKDDEDSKPKRSGRSRSRKPRAKAQDTVTDDATTSAEIEGMETVDLGDDGDIDVPDDEASSPMERVKETPVDTPDVDEDDEDDGDTKSDAASKDDSIESVADDDDHEDIRPVRKPRPRRYKIQEVIKVRQILLVQVVKEERGNKGAALTTYLSLAGRYCVLMPNTARGGGISRKITNAADRKKLKEIANEIKVPKGAGLIVRTAGAKRTKAEIKRDYEYLQRLWEQIRALTLKSIAPAKIYEEGDLIKRSIRDLYNRDIDEVFVEGERGYRIAKDFMKMIMPSHAKNVKRYEDQLPLFARYQVESYLSGMFNPTVQLPSGGYIVIGVTEALVAVDVNSGRATKEGSIEQTAVKTNLEAAEEVARQLRLRDLAGLIVIDFIDMDERKNNAAVEKRMKDKLKTDRARIQVGRISGFGLMEMSRQRLRPGMIEATTQPCGACHGTGLIRSDDNLALSILRQIEEEGTRRRTREVLIKAPVGIANFLMNQKREHIAHIEARYGMSVRIEGEPHLVSPDFSMEKFKTATRTVAQTEAVVSVDTSLMDQIDEDVASEDEADEEQSETKQNQPQNSGNGDGDDTDGKPKRKRRRRRRSRGGRSGNGDDQNSENGGSDDKSNDDASSEKADNASPAKAEDADSKDDAKASSEDKPKPRSRSRSRKPKADKPAEQADTAADTPAADAPQAEPAEEVKEEPAAEAKAEKPKPKRTRKPKAPKKDVAEAPAESAEPAAAKEEPAQAAPEAPAEPQSEAPAQAAAEAPAEPQAAAPAEVASEAPAKEPAAAEPAEAEVAEEPKKDKSRRKGWWSLGGR